The genomic segment GCAGAGAAAGAAGCCCAACACAAGGAATGTATCGTTCAGTTGTCCAACAAAACTCCTTTTTAGGGTTTATATGAAATAGAAACCAGTAGAATTTTAGCAAGATGCCAAAATAAAGcaactaaatataaatattctgaTAAGCCAAATCCCTCACCCACACCATATTCCATACTGATGTGAAACCAGAGAAGTTCCCTAAGGTCCCTCACCAGCTCACTTTGCCCTACATATAGCAAAATGGCCCATCTATCTTCTGAgagcaacattttaaagatcCGTGGATGTGTAAGAAATGAGTAAACCATCTAGTCTGAGTCCCTGGTACAGCCCAAATCTTTACCTTCTAAGTAATTCTTCCCCATACTGAACACAATaattgtatttactttttccaaGAAGCACTACGAATGTTGGACTGAAGTCAGAGATGCATAATCCACCACCTTCTTTAGTATAATTCAAAGGTTGTCCTCACCATTTAAATGTgtacttgattattttttttccaggtttagCTTCTGTTTACTTTAACCCTTTTTAATAGGAGCTGTGTTCCATCCTGTAAAATTAGCATTATGCAACTTTTGCCTTTCCAATCTGTGGgaataaaaaagaagtcatatatatatataactgaatGTTATGCtgcacttgaaaacaaaacagacaagtCATTTTAACATGACTAAGAAATTcagacttcactttttttcctgttttttgttgctttatttttttccaaacttacTTATCTGCCTCCAGATTTGAAGGCATATGTTCTAATCCAGTGCTCGTGCTTTCAGACAACCTGGATCACAAGtcagaggcaggaggaaggagaccTAACGTTTGTCTTCTCAAAGCcaataattactgtttttataaaaatgtaaagcagaTTGAAAAATAAGACTCCCTACAAATACAATCCATCCAGTTAATTTGTATTAACCTAGAGTTCAATTGTATGAAATTTATCTATCTGATGATCTACAACTTGAACTGTTATTActtttactatttaaaaaaaagctgcctTCTTCCTGTATTATTTCTCACTACAGTCTGTTCAGAAATATTCACAAGAACCTCCTATATTCACAGGCGAGCCTTTTGACCCCCGCACGTTTATTGTCCATGCTATTGCAAATATAatttgtgctgttgtttttggACATCGTTTCTCCAGTGAGGATGAATCTTTCAGCAAGCTTAtcaaagctatttattttgtgatCTACTTTCAAGCTACTATCTGGGGCAGGGTAAGAATCTAATTTTCTTGCTCCTGTGCCTTAAAGTGCATTTGTacttcacaattaaaaaataaatcaagtcgGTGATGATTACTTTCAAACATTTCCATTCCATTATTTCCCATGTTCCGACTTGTGTATTGCCTCTCCTAACTGAAATTAGTGTTGCAGTGACTTTACACAGTAATCAGTAAATTGGAATTGGGTTCTCTGTTTAAAAGAGCTCAcgtttcttcctttttgtttaaaatcacaGATGTACGATGCTTTCCCATGGCTTATGCACTACTTCCCAGGACCGCATCAGGAAGTGTTTGCATTCAACGACTTCATGCACAGTTTAGTGATGAATGAGGTCCAGACTCacgagagagagaaagcaggcaATCCACAGGATCTCATTGACTTCTACCTAGCTCAAATAGAAAAAGTAAGTATCTGTTTACCGCACAAGCCTCCCCTTGGCCTCGGTGCCTACTATAAATACTTGCTCTTAAGTAACTACTATAGAATTCTTATATGCATGCTTCCGCTTGCAAACCCAAGAGTTTGGCTTTTTGATGGACTGTTCACCTTTTTCATCCATTAAAACCAACTGCTACATTACCAAGGGTAAGTCTGAAAATCTCCACTTCATAGTCTTCTTGTGAATATATTCTACAGACCAAAGATGACCCCACCTCTACGTTTAATAAAGACAACATGGTTCAGACTGTGGTTGATCTTTTGCTCGGAGGGACAGAAACAACAAGTACCACCCTTCTCTGGGCACTGCTCTATATGGTGAAATACCCAGAAATACAAGGTGAGTAAAAGCCTTATCAGAGAACTGCACTCAACATTACACCATAAGGAACGTCATTGCAGTGTAAGAATGAGCTCAATCCCTTGCAACACAGCAAATAAATGTTAGCAATGAATTCAAACGGTAGTATGTCAACAACTGAGGTctagaaatgaaacaaatgaaacagaagtgtGTTTTCCCCACCAGATCACTAAGCAAGActaacagaaattaataaaaatcactCCCACCCCCTTCTAATGAGATAAAACACAGAATACTAGCTAAAGACATGATTTTGTATGCAACCAAGATTTTTCCTAACCTTCAATGGGGTTAAAACTTTTCAAACCTACCTGATCTGAAAAGTATTCATAAATATACTAGAAATAGAAcccatcactttttttttttttttaaatacagaacgAGATTACCCTCATAAGCAAGTGGGATGTGTCTTAAATCAGAGACCATCCTGTGTTTTGGGAATATGCGTTTCTTTGATCAACTGAAACCAACAAAGCAGTTGAGCTATGTGCCAAGGCATTTCAGAAcaacacaatttctttttccccactccTGGACCACATttatacaaaactgaaaacaaaggggaaaaataaatattcccatttctttgcagaaaggGTTCAAAGAGAGATAGAGGCTGCTCTGGAACCGTCCCATCTCATCAGTTATGAAGACCGTAAAAAACTGCCATATACAAATGCTGTGATTCATGAGACTTTGCGGTACAGCAACATTACCTCTGTTGGGGTCCCTCGACAATGTGTGAGGAATACAACTTTGATGGGCTTTCACATTAAAAAGGTAtagaatacatattttttttttaaagtttttgatTATGGATGTTTAGTATTTCTATCAGCTTAGCTCCAACAATTCCTAACTTGGCACAGAGAGCATATTGTAGCACGTCACAGGCATGAAACGAACATGAGTGCTCAGGGCTAAGTTTTCATTAGCAGATACAAAAGAAACGGCTTGGGAAAAAGGCTAACAGCACAGGTAGTAAAAACACATCAGGAAAATTCAAATCCTTCTTCCTGCTAGCCAAATACAGATGATGTCTGGGCATCAAAGCAGAGCAAGTGTTTTaaggaatgatttttaaatggtgtTTAACGAATTGCATGCTAGCTAACTTTCACAACTAAGGGGGCAGCTTGGAGCCATACTTACCcctgccaattaaaaaaaaaaacaactcatccCAAAAAACACATACTTGGGATGATAATGGCTCAATACAGCGACAGATCTAACAGTCACACTGACATGTTAGGAATGTCCCAAACACATTGAGCATGAATTTGATGTGATGGAATTGAAAGATCCAGTAAAGAgtacaaaagaagaaagctacTGTGATTATTCTGGCAGGCATCTAAAAGAATCCAAGCTGCAATCTAGCTCCGACAGGAAGACACTTCAGTAGCCCCAGGATGAGATAACATGTAGACAGAGCCAAACACATAATACTTTACAACAAAGAGAAGATACAAGGGTTTGTTATGCCTGGATGTACGCAGGAGAAGACCAAGCTGAATCCAGACAACGCACCGCAGACACAGGATGGCGCTATTATCtactaaacaaaaagaaaaagccagaaaagaaTCAGTCACGTAGAAAATATAATCTCTGCTTCTTCTTGCAGGGCACACTTGTGTTGCCAAATCTGCACTCTGTTGTGTATGACGCTGAGCACTGGGAAACCCCTTGGAAATTCAACCCAAATCATTTCCTTGATTTGGATGGCAACTTTGTGAACAAAGAGGCCTTCTTACCTTTCTCAGCAGGTAATGCCCTGATGCTTCAGCATTCCTGTTCATCGTCTTGCAGCACAACTAAAAAACACTATTTCTaaattctaaaattttaaaaacatatttggtATGAATATGTAAAGTCAGGTGTTTTACTGTAAAAGCCAGAAATATTGtattgaattttatatttttatgcattaaaaCAGAGGATAAGTATGGCTAGGAGGAATAAAGCTATCTTCTTGGTATATGTATGGTCCCTACTATCAGGGTATCTCACCTTCTTAGTCCATAACATATTTAACCTTCTTAACATCCTCAAGGTTGTTATGAAACCTCATTCTGAGGTTTTATTCTCACCTTACAAATGGGAACCCAAAGACAAAAGTAATATGATTTGACAAAGCGCgcagagaaaaatctgtgatAAATCAGAAAACCAAATCTCGGTCTCCCAAATCCTGCAATAATAATCTAGTTACAGGTTCTCTTGCATTTCCATAAAATCAGCAAAACCAAGGATTTAACAGAACATTATATAGTCAATCAAAAAACTTGCCACCAGTTTACATGAATGAAGATAACTAATTTATGTTACCGTTTCAACCTAGGCAtaggaaattctttttttttaacttgctttgGTAGTTTTCAATTTATATAATCTGAGTATTTCTATATAACGTATATTCTAAAGAGTGTGAATATTgagatattatatatattaaatgtacTTTggataaaaatctgaaatatacTATAAAAACAGTACATTGAAATGAATCACTGAGCCTATACATCATTCTGCCTATGTTTCACTCCCATCTCTTAAATATCTGCTCCTGGACAGTATTAGAGAGAAGGTACTAGGCTCTAAGGACCCAATATAGcccttttaatttcttttggagAAGGACCATTTACATCCTTCTACTTATCTTCAGAGTTGCATGCTACAGTGTTCCAGTTCTCCCTACTTAACATCTAAAGGCCCTGAAGTAATGAAGCTTTACAAAACCTGGCTCCTTATCCAAGAAGTTCTTTGTGGTTGTCACAGAACACAACACACAGAACACGAAGCAAAAGTAAAAAGGCAGAGTCTCATTCatgttccaggaaaaaaaaatactttacataattagaaaaacagtttctcaGGTAAATAAATGTCCCCGTCACCTTAAAGGCATGTTCTGTCCTTACAGAAGGGCAAACGGAAACAGGAAAcgtcttcagaaaataattagcTTACATGATTTATGGAACTCAGTGGAATActgttttatgttctttttcacAACTTCACTTTACACAGCtaacttcccttccctttttcctgcaGGGCACCGTGTATGTTTGGGGGAACAGATGGCACGAGTTGAACTCTTCATCTTCTTTACCAACCTGCTTCGGGCGTTCACATTCCAGCTCCCTGAGGGAGTAAAGGAAATCAACATGGAGTATATTTTGGGTGCAATACTGCAGCCACATCCATATCAACTGCGGGCTATTCCACGTTAGTCTGCAACCTCCTGCAAAGCTGAGGGACTTTGACCAGTCAGTAACTGTAGTTACTTTAAGAACAAGTATCTCATTTATATTCAAATTTAGGTAACTCAGTATAGCAAATCAAtatagaagtatttttatttaggaGGTCTGATTTCATGCAGTTGaactttttgaaattaaaataagtttacTTACGTAAGCTCATATAATCAAGTCTTAGGTATATATAAATACTCGATTACGTTACCAAAAAAAGGTATTTACACACTCCCAGTAGCAGTGGAATCAGACGTAGCATTTTAGAGAAGCAACTTGTACCAAGCTTTCCCTGCATGTGCGCTCAGTCACATATCACACTTTAAATGGCACAACTGTTCTGATGCAGCAAGGATGcctgaaaaaacagttttgtttcagtattCTGTTATTCCTCGTCATTCACAGAAGGCCTTCTCTTACATCCTTCTGCGGAAGATACCAGGTTATACAGACTAAGTTTTggctcttcttttcctttcacactCCCTGGAAGCACTGTATCTTGTAGTATATAAGCTTCACAAACGCATAAACCTATGCGGAATAGGATCTCTCATAACCATATTCAATTTAGAAATACTTACACCTTTTTTACATTACTACTTCAGTACCTGTTCACTATTTCATCACGTCACGGATCTAGGTGTCCTCATGAACTTCCCTCCTTCTACTCAGGAACACCATTATATCATCCAATAATTTGCTATTTGAAGGGAAAGTAACAGCCtttcaagaaatgaagaaaataatgaagatggCAATATTTGTTAAAGCAAGCACAGTAGATATTCATTACCCACAggagcttttctttcattgtccCATACTTCCACAACAGGTGTGGAAAGTTTTGACGACTTAAAATGCAGCCACGAGCATCCTAGgtgctttcagttttcaaggTTCAGTAGGGACAAGCATAAATTACGCTAGAATGTagttgaaagcaaaagcaaaaagttaCTTATTTCTCAGACATAAAACTAAAGGAAAGCCTTATTCTCCTAATATTTCCAATTACCACCTTCCATTTAGTGAAAATTGTAGAACAAAAAGACATGACATCATTGACagttttcacctttttaataaaagacattttaaaactttttaccATTACTCCATTTTTATTGAGGAAAATATAACATCTAAAAAATCTTCCTTGAATAAGAAATACTTTCtaacagaaattaagaaaagtcTCTTAAACTTCGTATTTCTTACAGTGAGGGCAGATCTTGCATAAAATACATTCTGACAGATTTACAAAAGCAGTCTGAGACGGTAGTCCATAAACAAAAGTTTTCAAGTCTTCTCTCTTTTGTTGGTGCtgttcattaaagaaaaactcaccaaaaattttcttttcacccTACGATATGCACGGTGCAGCAAAGGGCCCGCAATAAAGTGCTCGGCAGCATGACTGGCAGTGTAGGAACTTTCTCTACTCCAGTTTATTTTGATGGTTCTTGAGGTATGTCCTACCTGAATAAAGACTccagtttctttccttcatgtttACCCTTTGGTCTCTTTAAGTTTGGTCTCCTTCTgtaagcttgatttttttttccccaccaaatATTATTCCATTATGCACCTACgatttctggttttcttctaaaactgCAGCTTGGGTTAAAACATGCACATATTCTCCACCTGTATCTGTGAAGAACTGAGGTACATTATGAAGATTCACTGTACAATGCTGGTTCTAAAACACATGGGAAGAACATGTTTAGAGTGTACATGATTAAGGAGGTATTTTTACAAGGACATCATTGTAGGCCTGACAGTTGGTACCATTGGAAAAACAACGGGGCAATGAGCATCTTCTTTTTATCccattcaaaaccaaaaccagcaaGAAGTGAAGCATTCCTCAGCTTTCCAAGGTTTCTCAAAATGACAGCATGAGAATTCCAGATTACCTTTTCATCACAGTTGTAAATGAAACCTACAAGAAAGTGAACAAGGCAGAAAATAACTACTTAATCAGTTAACTTTgtcaagaaagagaagaaacttgtaaggaattgaaataaaatagagaaaagaaagatttagaaACCAAGGGTAAAAGCTAGTTTAGCCTGTGAAATGTCTTAAAGAAACTAAAAAGCTTGTTAATTCCATAACTTCAGTAGTCAGAAATTGCACAAACTTCTAGAATTATACACTGACATCCAGCTCTACTCTGATCCACTTTAGAAATCGACAGCCCAACTTCTCAGTAAGACAGACTGCCTAGATCCTTCAGAGGTTAAAACTCTGAAAGCACTGAGCACTATGCTCTTGAACATTAGATTCAGACATTAATTTCTGTCACTGATAAGGAAACTACAACTGCCATTTCCAAATTCACCAAATTTTGAAGTCCTGAAGAATCTAACCTGTTTGTTCCCTTGACATCAGGCAGTACCCTTTGCTCAAGTCCAAACAGTTTCACAGAATATATAAGAAATACATCTTTAAATATATCCCTTCAGTCTTGCAACattgtttttctaaaacaacGGTAATAAAGAGCTTCACTACATACTTAATTTcctatatattaaaataacaagcaCCATGAGGAAAGTACATACAGCGCTTTGGCAGATGAACAAGAGAAAGATAACTGCTTCCCTGATGATCAATTTGCAGCAAGTAAATAAGAGCATTCAAAGTCCAGTCCGCTAATGCATAACTCTCAAATATTAGCTAATACATAAGCCTTGATGATGCCTCTGTATCATCTTTAGGACAACTGAAATTAAGAAGTGTATCACTTACCTCTTGTAATACTTGTCCAAGTGTCTCTCGGCTGTGAATA from the Cygnus olor isolate bCygOlo1 chromosome 9, bCygOlo1.pri.v2, whole genome shotgun sequence genome contains:
- the LOC121075061 gene encoding cytochrome P450 2J2-like, encoding MLGIVEIFIALVASFLILQFLKLQWMCSQLPPGPVPLPVIGNLWLLDFKLRRETLAKLTNIYGNIYTVWMGQTPVVILNGYKAVKEGIITHSQETSGRPLTPFYRDMMGEKGIFLTSRHTWKQQRRFGMMVIRSLGLGKNDLEHQIQTEARHLLDIFANTKGEPFDPRTFIVHAIANIICAVVFGHRFSSEDESFSKLIKAIYFVIYFQATIWGRMYDAFPWLMHYFPGPHQEVFAFNDFMHSLVMNEVQTHEREKAGNPQDLIDFYLAQIEKTKDDPTSTFNKDNMVQTVVDLLLGGTETTSTTLLWALLYMVKYPEIQERVQREIEAALEPSHLISYEDRKKLPYTNAVIHETLRYSNITSVGVPRQCVRNTTLMGFHIKKGTLVLPNLHSVVYDAEHWETPWKFNPNHFLDLDGNFVNKEAFLPFSAGHRVCLGEQMARVELFIFFTNLLRAFTFQLPEGVKEINMEYILGAILQPHPYQLRAIPR